The DNA region CCCGGCCAGCCAGGCCGGCGGCGTGAGCCGTCGCAGGAGGTCCTGGGCCTGGGGCGGCGCCGGCGCCAGCAGCGGGGCCAGCGCCGCGGCCAGCAAGACCACGACGACCAGGGTGCCGCCCACCGCGCAGCGCAGACGTCCCGGGCGCAGGTACCAGGCCGGCCGCCGGTCGGGGACGACCGCCGGCCACGGCGCCGTGGCGACAGCGTCGGCGTCAGTCAAAGCGGACACGCGGATCGATCCAGGCCGACAGGACGTCGGCGGCCACATTGACGGCGACGACCAGCACGATGAAGACGAGCACGACGCCCTGGACGAGCGGATAGTCGCGGTTGCCCACGGCCTGAACGGCCAGCCGGCCGATCCCCGGCCAGGCGAAGATCGTCTCGATGATCACGGAGCCCGAGAGCAGGAACACGAAGAGGAGGCTCCAGGCCGCGAGCACCGGCAGGAGCGCGTTCCACACGGCGTGCCGCGCGACCACCGCCACCTCGCGCAGCCCCTTGGCCCGCGCCGTCCGCACGTAGTCCTGCTGCATGACCTCCAGGAGGTTGGAGCGCATGAGCCGGCTCTGAAAGGCGATGCCGGGGCCGGAGAGCGCGAGCGCGGGCAGGATCAGGTGCCTGATCGCGTCCCAGAACGCGGTCATGTTCAGCGTCAGGACGCTGTCGAGAAGATGCAGGCCGGTGATGGGCGTGAGCGCCACGCTTTCCGAGATCCGGCCCGCCACCGGCAGGAGCTGAAACGCGCCTCCGACGACCAGGATCAGGAGCAGCGCGAACCAGAAGGCCGGCATGGCGACGCCGCAAACGGCCAGCGCCATCAACGCCTGGTCGAGCAGGCTGTGGGCGCGGGCGCCGGCGACGACGCCGAGCAGCAGGGACGTCGAGACGACGAAGAGGAGGGCGAGGCCGCCCAGCTCGAGCGTGGCCGGAGCCCGGGCCAGGATCAGCCTGGCGACCGGCTCCTCGAAGTAGAGCGACCGGCCGAGGTCACCGCGGACGACGTTGCCGACGTAAGCGAGGAACTGGAGGGCCAGCGGCCGGTCGAGCCCCCATTGCCGGCGGGCTTCCGCGCGCAGCTGGGGGCCGGCGTCCGACGGCACCAGCTGGTCGACCGGGTCGCCGGGGGCCAGGTGCAACAGGACGAAGATGAGCAGCGTGATCAAGGCCACGTTGAGGAGACCGGCCCCGATCCGTGTTGCCAGGAAGCGGGTCACCTGGACATTGGAGGGGGCGCGACGCCCCCTCCAATTCCTCCCCACAGCGCAGGATTGCGCCGGCGGAGCCGGCGCTCGGACAGCTGACTCCGCATTGCGGCGGGGACCCTAGACCATGTCCATCTTCCAGAACCAGACGAACTCGCCGCCGGTCGGGATGCCGGGCGGGATCAGCACGTGCTTGCGGGCGCCGATCGTGTACTGCGGGTTGTAGAGGGGCACCGCCGGGCTGTCATCCTGCAGCAGCCGCATGAGCTGGCGGTTGAGGGCGTGGCGCTTCCTGGGGTCGGGCTCGACCTCCTGCTGGTCGAAGAGCGCGTCCACCTCGGGGTTCTTGTACTTCGAGCGCGGGTCGCGGCCGGAGCGGAAGTAGGCCTGGATGAACCCCGAGACGTCCTCGGCCTGGTTGCCCCACGAGATGAAGAACATCGGCATCTCGCTGTTGAACCACATCCGCCGGAACACCCCGGACTCGGTGGGCTTGAGATTGAGGCGCACGCCCACCTTGCGGAGCTGCTCGGCAACGGCCTGGGCCATCGGCCGGTATTCGCTGTAGGAGGCGTAGTCGTAGAAGTCGATGTCCACGCCGCCGGCGTAGCCCGCCTCGGCCAGGAGCTTCCGGGCCCGCTCGGGGTCGTAGGGCAGCGGCTTGAGATCGGGGTCGTAGCTGAC from Candidatus Methylomirabilota bacterium includes:
- a CDS encoding ABC transporter permease, giving the protein MTRFLATRIGAGLLNVALITLLIFVLLHLAPGDPVDQLVPSDAGPQLRAEARRQWGLDRPLALQFLAYVGNVVRGDLGRSLYFEEPVARLILARAPATLELGGLALLFVVSTSLLLGVVAGARAHSLLDQALMALAVCGVAMPAFWFALLLILVVGGAFQLLPVAGRISESVALTPITGLHLLDSVLTLNMTAFWDAIRHLILPALALSGPGIAFQSRLMRSNLLEVMQQDYVRTARAKGLREVAVVARHAVWNALLPVLAAWSLLFVFLLSGSVIIETIFAWPGIGRLAVQAVGNRDYPLVQGVVLVFIVLVVAVNVAADVLSAWIDPRVRFD